AGACCGGAAGGTTTTCTCCACTGCGGGAACGGGACTTATCTGGCCCCGTCATCAGTTCATACAGTGCTAAGTTGAAGCAAGAGTTCCCCAAGTTTGATATTACCCTGCAAGTGGACCCCCACGTCAACAAGTATGACTGCCGCGGCGCAGTGAATCTGTCGTCGAGCATGCAGAGCAATGTGCCCAGTCCATTCAGTGGCAATCACAGCCATCTTGGCATGCCAGGCTCACAGTGGGGACAAgggtacaaatatttgtctgatcATTTGAATAACGCTCATTACTTGACCTTGAAAAACGAGTATCGTTGGAAGACCAAAGGTAAtggtttttgttattaattagGTCCTAAAGTCTTTAAAATGTAATCATAGTATTATGCTTATTAGTCTTATACTcttattacttaagtatttatacttaccaATTTTATAGGGAAATAAGCAAGATGAGAAAAGTCAACAACCCATATCACTTTAtgtgtacctattataatttttatataaaacttGGCATTCATAAACGCTGATTTACTTACTTTCCGAAAACACTTTCACTGTcccataattatttattcttaaTGCCATTCTTTCACTTTTCCAAAGCATAGCTGTCCAAAGTGGATCAAGGAACATGAGTACTGACACAACTCAGGCAAATGCTCCGCTGAGCTCAAAAGACAAATTGAAAAAGGCAGTGAAAGAGTATGGCTCTACAGTGATAGTGTTTCATGTCTCTATATCATTAATGTCTCTTGGGGCATGCTATCTTCTGGTATCTAGGTATGTGTCACCTTTCTTgcttacatacttacttatgctTCATACAAAACATTACATAAAACACATACATATTTCATGATTAGCATTGTAAACAAGTTAAGTTTTCCTGCAAGTGATTGAGCTAAAGTGCATTATCATGGCATAACACTTTGTCATCTGAGTTGTCTGGTCATTAAGTCAGTATAACATGACTAGACTACTGAAATGATGAAACCATCAACTCCATTTGGTT
This is a stretch of genomic DNA from Plutella xylostella chromosome 4, ilPluXylo3.1, whole genome shotgun sequence. It encodes these proteins:
- the LOC119694527 gene encoding uncharacterized protein LOC119694527 encodes the protein MSIINCSMFGKKVTKCAFYGGTNYVGNTLHLTSNLRFPVAASLKLPTNVVDINAAETGRFSPLRERDLSGPVISSYSAKLKQEFPKFDITLQVDPHVNKYDCRGAVNLSSSMQSNVPSPFSGNHSHLGMPGSQWGQGYKYLSDHLNNAHYLTLKNEYRWKTKAVQSGSRNMSTDTTQANAPLSSKDKLKKAVKEYGSTVIVFHVSISLMSLGACYLLVSSGVDVVGALKFFNVGEGTLTKIAASNAGTFVLAYAVHKFFAPFRIATTLTATPFIVRYLRNVGFLKHSVNTGGGK